One window from the genome of Oryza glaberrima chromosome 3, OglaRS2, whole genome shotgun sequence encodes:
- the LOC127766636 gene encoding serine/threonine-protein phosphatase PP2A-4 catalytic subunit-like — MEPMSVDGGGGCGGLDTQIEQLMQCRPLAEQEVKALCEKAKEILMEESNVQPVKSPVTICGDIHGQFHDLVELFRIGGKCPDTNYLFMGDYVDRGYYSVETVTLLVALKVRHPHRITILRGNHESRQITQVYGFYDECLRKYGNANVWKIFTDLFDYFPLTALVESEIFCLHGGLSPSIENLDSVRSLDRVQEVPHEGPMCDLLWSDPDDRCGWGISPRGAGYTFGQDISEQFNHTNNLKLVARAHQLVMEGYNWAHEQKVVTIFSAPNYCYRCGNMASILEVDDCNSHTFIQFEPAPRRGEPDVTRRTPDYFL; from the exons ATGGAGCCCATGagcgtggacggcggcgggggatgcGGCGGCCTGGACACGCAGATCGAGCAGCTGATGCAGTGTCGCCCGCTCGCCGAGCAGGAG GTTAAAGCACTGTGCGAGAAGGCCAAGGAGATATTGATGGAGGAAAGCAATGTTCAG CCTGTCAAAAGCCCAGTAACGATTTGTGGTGATATTCATGGACAATTCCATGATCTTGTAGAACTTTTTCGGATCGGTGGGAAG TGCCCAGAtactaattatttatttatgggGGATTATGTGGATCGTGGCTATTACTCTGTTGAGACTGTTACT CTTTTGGTAGCGCTGAAGGTGCGTCACCCACATCGGATTACAATCCTTCGCGGAAATCATGAGAGCCGGCAG ATCACACAGGTTTATGGATTCTACGACGAATGTTTACGAAA GTATGGCAATGCAAATGTATGGAAGATATTCACGGATTTATTTGACTATTTTCCACTGACAGCACTG GTGGAATCTGAAATTTTCTGCCTGCATGGTGGTTTATCTCCATCAATTGAGAACCTTGATAGTGTGCGTAGCTTAGATCGTGTCCAAGAGGTTCCGCATGAGGGACCAATGTGTGATCTTCTATGGTCTGATCCAGATGACCGGTGTGGTTGGGGCATATCTCCTCGTGGTGCTGGCTACACTTTTGGGCAG GATATATCCGAGCAATTCAATCACACCAACAATCTCAAACTTGTAGCTCGGGCTCATCAACTAGTTATGGAAGGATATAATTGGGCTCAT GAACAAAAAGTTGTTACTATATTCAGTGCTCCAAATTATTGTTACCGATGTGGGAATATGGCATCCATTTTGGAAGTTGATGACTGCAACAGCCATACTTTTATTCAG TTCGAACCAGCTCCTAGGAGAGGTGAGCCTGACGTGACACGGAGGACGCCCGATTATTTCCTTTGA
- the LOC127767931 gene encoding receptor homology region, transmembrane domain- and RING domain-containing protein 1 yields the protein MNRRRTMLLLICLCATFCLMTQLGAANVVLMGTNLTLSFDDVEASFAPGVKGSGFEGVVYTAEPLDACSPLTSKAEKGPPSPFALIIRGGCTFDEKVKNAQDAGFKAAIVYDNENSGVLISMAGSSGGIHIYAVFISKASGEVLKKFSGHTDVEVWILPAFENSAWSIMAISFISLLAMSAVLATCFFVRRHHIRRDRPRIPEAREFHGMSSQLVKAMPSLIFTKVQEDNCTSSMCAICLEDYNVGEKLRVLPCRHKFHAACVDLWLTTWRTFCPVCKRDASTGIPDPPASETTPLLSSAVRLPSQSSSFRSSVAASPPRPISRRPSSQSISRIYAASGTPNSPNPIRSFTNSTAMSISRSNVDLSNMSSRPRASHLASAHSLVGSHLSPPINIRYASPHMSHSGYASPSPHVSSSYVSNSGYGSSSYYLGSSSQHRSYLRRCGESGPSLSTMAPQSPQQSQLRHGGESDINLAGASSGQSFRQSYLRHCADSEVNLAGASSGQSFRQSYLRHCADSDASLSAMASAQSLPGC from the exons ATGAATCGAAGAAGAACAATGCTATTGCTTATCTGTCTCTGTGCAACATTTTGCCTCATGACTCAGTTAGGAGCTGCAAATGTAGTGCTGATGGGGACAAATCTGACTTTGTCGTTTGATGATGTTGAGGCAAGTTTTG CTCCAGGAGTGAAAGGTTCAGGTTTTGAAGGCGTTGTTTATACTGCTGAACCTTTGGACGCCTGCAGTCCGTTAACAAGTAAAGCAGAAAAGGGTCCACCATCTCCATTTGCACTGATCATAAGAGGCGGGTGCACATTTGatgaaaaagtaaaaaatgCACAGGATGCTGGATTCAAAGCTGCAATAGTATACGACAATGAAAATAGCGGGGTTCTGATTTCAA TGGCTGGAAGCTCAGGTGGTATTCACATTTATGCGGTGTTCATCTCGAAGGCCTCAGGGGAGGTGTTGAAGAAATTTTCAGGCCATACTGATGTAGAGGTGTGGATACTACCTGCGTTTGAGAACTCAGCCTGGTCAATCATGGCAATTTCATTCATATCTCTGCTTGCCATGTCTGCGGTTCTAGCTACTTGTTTCTTTGTGAGAAGACATCATATAAGGCGGGACCGGCCTAGAATTCCAGAAGCCCGAGAATTCCATGGAATGAGCAGTCAATTAGTCAAGGCAATGCCAAGCCTTATCTTCACGAAGGTGCAAGAGGACAACTGCACATCATCAATGTGTGCCATTTGCTTGGAAGACTACAATGTCGGAGAAAAATTAAGAGTGTTGCCTTGCCGTCACA AGTTCCATGCAGCTTGTGTGGACCTTTGGCTCACAACTTGGAGAACTTTTTGCCCTGTATGCAAACGTGATGCAAGTACTGGAATACCAGATCCTCCAGCCTCAGAGACTACACCATTGCTTTCTTCTGCAGTTCGTTTGCCTTCTCAGTCATCTTCGTTCCGGTCAAGTGTGGCAGCATCGCCTCCAAGACCAATAAGTCGACGACCTTCATCACAGTCCATATCTCGGATTTATGCTGCTTCTGGTACCCCCAACTCTCCTAACCCCATAAGGTCTTTCACAAACTCAACTGCCATGAGCATAAGTAGAAGCAATGTGGACTTATCAAACATGTCTTCCCGCCCTCGCGCCTCACACCTCGCCTCCGCACATTCTTTGGTTGGCAGTCACTTGTCTCCACCAATCAATATAAGGTACGCATCGCCGCATATGTCCCACTCTGGCTATGCATCACCTAGTCCACATGTTAGCTCATCCTATGTCTCCAACTCCGGGTATGGATCTTCAAGCTACTATCTCGGTTCATCCAGCCAGCATCGGTCATACCTAAGGCGCTGTGGGGAATCAGGGCCTAGCTTGTCTACCATGGCCCCTCAGTCGCCGCAACAGTCCCAGTTACGTCATGGCGGCGAATCCGACATAAATCTAGCAGGAGCATCCTCAGGCCAGTCTTTCCGGCAATCCTACCTGAGACACTGTGCTGATTCAGAGGTAAATCTAGCAGGAGCATCCTCAGGCCAGTCTTTCCGGCAATCCTATCTGAGACACTGTGCTGATTCAGATGCAAGCTTATCTGCCATGGCATCAGCTCAATCCTTGCCAGGATGCTGA
- the LOC127766635 gene encoding fatty acyl-CoA reductase 2, chloroplastic-like: MGMSSCVNLSRVAVAAAGRRPGFAGELGGRRGHGRSVLPVVAALPVRRKGSGCGVACCVSSSSSSSVHGKNSAAAAEGHAGGIGIAEFLGGKNFLITGGTGFLAKVLIEKILRTNPDVGKIYVLIKAKDGDAALKRLHNEVVDTELFSRLQEIHGKDYHSFAARKLVPVVGDVREANVGIAPELAGVIADEVDIIVNSAANTTFDERYDVAMDINTVGPFRIMSFAQRFRRLKLFLQVSTAYVNGQRQGVVLEKPFRLGDTIAKELGSPDSSEHKNTMLDIEAEIKLAFDHRRHGDDSASFSEEMKELGLERAKLHGWQDTYVFTKAMGEMVINSMRGDIPVVTIRPSVIESTWRDPFPGWMEGNRMMDPVVLYYGKGQLSGFLADPEGVLDVVPADMVVNATLASMAKHGRGGAAAAEGMHVYHVASSTVNPLAFGDLSRFLFQHFTGSPYSDAAGRPIHVPPMRLFDTMEQFASYVETDALLRAARLAGAGAGAGDERVSQRLRELCAKSVEQTIYLGSIYQPYTFYGGRFDNGNTEALIGEMSEEEKARFHFDVRSIEWTDYITKVHIPGLRKHVMKGRGVGGGSGASSSSNASLLAGASV; this comes from the exons ATGGGGATGAGTTCATGCGTGAACCTATcccgtgtcgccgtcgccgctgcaggGAGACGGCCGGGATTTGCCGGTGAGCTGGGAGGTCGCCGTGGTCATGGCAGAAGCGTGCTTCCGGTTGTTGCTGCACTGCCggtgaggaggaagggaagcGGTTGTGGCGTGGCGTGCTGcgtctcctcctcgtcttcctcctccgtgCACGGCAAgaactcggcggcggcggcggagggtcaCGCCGGCGGCATTGGGATCGCGGAGTTCCTCGGCGGCAAGAACTTCCTCATCACCGGCGGAACCGGGTTCCTGGCAAAAG TTCTCATCGAGAAGATATTGCGGACGAATCCCGACGTTGGCAAGATCTACGTGCTGATCAAGGCGAAGGACGGTGACGCAGCACTGAAAAGATTGCACAACGAG GTTGTGGACACAGAATTGTTCAGTCGTTTGCAGGAAATCCATGGCAAGGATTACCACAGCTTCGCGGCAAGAAAGCTGGTGCCTGTAGTCGGAGATGTCAGAGAAGCCAACGTTGGCATCGCCCCTGAGCTTGCCGGCGTGATCGCCGACGAGGTCGACATCATCGTCAACTCAGCAGCAAACACCACTTTCGACGAGAG GTACGATGTTGCAATGGACATCAACACCGTAGGGCCATTCAGGATAATGAGCTTCGCGCAGCGGTTTCGGAGGCTGAAGCTGTTCTTGCAAGTGTCAACAG CATATGTGAACGGACAGAGGCAAGGTGTGGTGCTAGAGAAGCCATTTCGCTTGGGGGACACCATAGCCAAGGAGTTAGGATCTCCAGATTCTTCAGAACACAAGAACACCATGCTTGACATCGAGGCAGAGATCAAGCTGGCTTTTGACCACAGGAGACACGGTGATGATTCAGCCTCTTTCTCTGAAGAAATGAAAGAGTTAGGATTAGAGAG GGCAAAACTCCATGGGTGGCAAGATACATATGTGTTCACCAAGGCCATGGGAGAGATGGTGATCAACTCCATGCGAGGAGATATACCGGTTGTCACCATCAGGCCAAGCGTCATCGAGAGCACCTGGAGGGATCCCTTCCCCGGTTGGATGGAAGGGAACAG GATGATGGATCCTGTTGTACTGTACTACGGCAAAGGCCAGCTGAGCGGGTTCCTCGCTGACCCGGAGGGTGTTCTTGACGTG GTTCCGGCGGACATGGTGGTGAACGCAACGCTGGCGTCGATGGCGAAgcacgggcgcggcggcgcggcggcggcggaggggatgcACGTGTACCACGTGGCGTCGTCGACGGTGAACCCGCTGGCGTTCGGCGACCTGAGCCGGTTCCTCTTCCAGCACTTCACGGGGTCGCCGTACAGCGACGCGGCGGGGCGGCCCATCCACGTGCCGCCGATGCGGCTGTTCGACACCATGGAGCAGTTCGCCAGCTACGTCGAGACCGACGCGCTGctgcgcgccgcccgcctcgccggcgccggcgccggcgccggagacgagaGGGTGTCGCAGCGGCTGCGCGAGCTCTGCGCCAAGTCCGTCGAGCAGACCATCTACCTCGGCAGCATCTACCAGCCCTACACCTTCTACGGCGGCAG gttcGACAATGGGAACACGGAGGCGCTGATCGGGGAGAtgtcggaggaggagaaggcgcggtTCCACTTCGACGTGAGGAGCATCGAGTGGACGGACTACATCACCAAAGTGCACATCCCGGGGCTCAGGAAGCACGTCATGAaggggaggggcgtcggcggcggcagcggcgcgtcgtcgtcgtcgaacgcctcgctgctcgccggcgccTCCGTTTGA